The following are encoded together in the Phaseolus vulgaris cultivar G19833 chromosome 9, P. vulgaris v2.0, whole genome shotgun sequence genome:
- the LOC137823017 gene encoding gibberellin 20 oxidase 2-like, with product MSPNLMELSASTLVLYPASQSEESKKENGVLAFESNFPQMKGEMPKEFFWPSGDLIKATQEELKEPLVNLGIMKNGDEKAIANAAELVRHACLKHGFFQVINHGVNPDLIDAAYHQIDTLFNLPISQKLTAKRKPGALSGYSGAHADRFSSKLPWKETFSFLFHHQGFSNSQIVDYFESVLGQDLQHTGRVYEEYCEAMKELSSVIMELLGISLGVDGLHYQRFFEDGVSIMRCNYYPPCNSANHTFGTGPHTDPTSLTILHQDQVGGLEVFVDNKWHAVRPRAEAFVVNIGDTFMALSNGRYKSCVHRAVVNRLRERRSMAYFVCPREDKVVKPPEILTSKNEERKYPDFTWSNLREFTQNHYRADAATLQSFLQWQTSSNSSNF from the exons ATGTCTCCTAACCTAATGGAATTAAGTGCTTCCACTCTAGTTCTGTACCCTGCATCACAGTCAGAAGAGTCCAAAAAAGAGAATGGAGTGCTAGCTTTTGAGTCAAATTTTCCTCAAATGAAAGGGGAAATGCCCAAAGAGTTCTTTTGGCCTTCTGGAGATTTGATTAAGGCCACACAAGAAGAGTTGAAGGAACCCCTTGTGAACTTAGGAATCATGAAAAATGGTGATGAGAAAGCAATTGCCAATGCTGCAGAGCTTGTGAGACATGCCTGCTTGAAGCATGGCTTCTTCCAAGTGATCAACCATGGTGTCAACCCAGATCTCATAGATGCTGCTTACCATCAAATTGACACCCTTTTCAACCTCCCTATCAGCCAAAAACTCACTGCTAAGAGAAAACCTGGTGCACTCTCTGGCTACTCTGGTGCTCATGCAGATCGTTTCTCCTCCAAATTGCCATGGAAAGAGACATTTTCTTTCCTCTTCCATCACCAAGGCTTCTCCAATTCCCAGATTGTTGACTACTTTGAATCTGTCTTAGGCCAGGACCTTCAACACACAGG GAGGGTGTATGAAGAATACTGTGAAGCAATGAAGGAGTTATCTTCAGTAATAATGGAGCTGTTGGGAATAAGTTTGGGAGTGGATGGTTTGCATTATCAAAGATTTTTTGAAGATGGAGTGTCAATAATGAGGTGCAACTATTATCCACCTTGCAACAGTGCGAACCACACATTTGGAACTGGCCCTCACACTGATCCAACCTCACTCACAATTCTTCATCAAGACCAAGTTGGAGGCTTAGAAGTTTTTGTTGATAACAAATGGCATGCTGTTCGCCCTCGTGCTGAAGCCTTTGTCGTAAACATTGGTGACACTTTCATG GCACTGTCAAATGGGAGATACAAGAGTTGTGTCCACAGGGCAGTGGTGAACAGATTGAGAGAGAGAAGATCAATGGCTTACTTTGTGTGTCCAAGAGAGGACAAAGTGGTGAAGCCCCCAGAGATTCTGACAAGCAAAAATGAGGAAAGAAAGTACCCTGATTTTACATGGTCCAATTTGCGTGAATTCACACAGAATCACTATAGGGCTGATGCTGCTACACTCCAAAGCTTCCTTCAGTGGCAAACATCTTCCAACTCCTCCAACTTCTAG
- the LOC137821935 gene encoding nuclear transcription factor Y subunit B-3-like, translating into MEDESHTNLPNAFITASPESPSLKPSNNTTTTTNHHHNNNNKEQDRFLPIANVGRIMKKAIPGNGKISKDAKETVQECVSEFISFVTGEASDKCQREKRKTINGDDIIWAITTLGFEDYVDPLKSYLQKYKEIEGEKLNIPKRQRSEQRLHHQHQNPHQDQNNNNNNLSSSVYSSPTLLSQPSYVPTDQLFSLPFSPNSLQKQLQPQDQIDSVGQW; encoded by the coding sequence ATGGAAGATGAAAGCCACACCAATCTCCCAAACGCCTTCATCACAGCAAGCCCTGAAAGCCCTTCCTTAAAGCCATCCAAtaacaccaccaccaccactaaCCACcatcacaacaacaacaacaaagaaCAAGATCGCTTTCTCCCTATCGCCAACGTCGGAAGAATAATGAAAAAGGCCATCCCTGGCAATGGCAAAATCTCAAAGGATGCAAAGGAAACAGTTCAAGAGTGTGTCTCTGAGTTCATCAGCTTTGTCACAGGCGAAGCCTCGGACAAATGCCAGAGGGAAAAGAGAAAGACCATCAATGGAGATGACATCATTTGGGCCATCACAACCCTGGGATTTGAGGACTATGTCGACCCTCTAAAATCCTATCTCCAAAAATATAAAGAGATCGAAGGAGAGAAGCTTAACATTCCTAAGCGACAACGTTCTGAACAAAGGCTTCATCATCAACACCAAAATCCCCACCAAGATcaaaataataacaacaacaatcTAAGTAGTAGTGTATATTCCTCTCCAACTCTTCTTTCTCAGCCATCTTACGTACCCACGGATCAACTGTTTTCCCTACCATTCTCCCCAAATTCCCTTCAGAAACAGTTACAGCCGCAAGACCAGATCGATTCTGTGGGGCAATGGTAA